Within Novosphingobium resinovorum, the genomic segment CGAGGCGGGCTCCTCGATCCGCCTGACGATCTTCCGCCCGGGCCGCGACGCGCCGTTCGACGTCACCGTGACGCGCGGCGTGATCGAGCTTGAGCCGGTGACCTGGGAATTCAAGGACAACGTCGGCGTGATCTCGGTCAACGAGTTCTCGCGCGATGTCGGTAACGACGTGAACAACGCCATTTCCGACCTCAAGAAGCAGGCGGCGGTGAAGGGCGGCAAGCTGACCGGCCTCGTGCTCGATCTGCGCTCCAACCCCGGCGGTTCGCTGGACGAAGCGGTGGCGCTGTCCGACCTGTTCCTCGACCATGGCGACATCGTCTCGCAGCGCGGGCGCAACGCGAACGAGAACCAGTTCTACCGCGCCGAATCGGTGTTCAAGGGCGACGTCGCCAAGGGCCTGCCGGTCGTCGTGCTGGTGGACGCGGGTTCGGCCTCGGCCTCGGAGATCGTCGCTGGCGCACTGCAGGACCAGCACCGCGCGGTGATCATGGGCGAGCGCACGTTCGGCAAGGGCTCTGTCCAGTCGTTCCTGCCGCTCGACCAGAACAGCGCGATCAAGATCACGACGGCGCGCTACTACACGCCTTCCGGCCACTCGGTGCAGGAGGGCGGCATCGCCCCCGACATCAAGGTTCCGCAGCTGTCCGATCCCGACGCCCGTGCCCGCGCCGAACGTGCGGTGCGCGAGTCCGACTTGCGCGGCCACCTCATCAACGAGGCGGCGCTCAAGGACAAGGATCTGGAAACCGACAAGCAGGATGATCCGCGCTTCAAGGTGACCGCCGCCGAACTGGAAAAGCAGGGCATCAAGGACTTCCAGCTGCACTACGCGATCTCCACGCTGCAGCGTACGGCGGGCAAGCCCGCGCTTGCCGCCGTTTCCAAGAACTGACGGCAGGGGCACGAAGGGCATGGCCGTTTCCGCCGCACCGTCTGTGCGCGCCGCGCGTATGCTGGCGCTTGGCATTCCC encodes:
- a CDS encoding S41 family peptidase, whose amino-acid sequence is MKIAPLIPQLFRATLLVSAVAVLPVATSGLSAVDTRTSHEFDKLFTIYQIVKDNYVDQVSDDKLLKGAIDGMLASLDPHSNYLDGQSLQRLETMIDGKYTGLGLSVVEDDGAVKIVSPFKGSPAEKAGLKAGDYITHLDGVLYYERDLDEAVSKMRGEAGSSIRLTIFRPGRDAPFDVTVTRGVIELEPVTWEFKDNVGVISVNEFSRDVGNDVNNAISDLKKQAAVKGGKLTGLVLDLRSNPGGSLDEAVALSDLFLDHGDIVSQRGRNANENQFYRAESVFKGDVAKGLPVVVLVDAGSASASEIVAGALQDQHRAVIMGERTFGKGSVQSFLPLDQNSAIKITTARYYTPSGHSVQEGGIAPDIKVPQLSDPDARARAERAVRESDLRGHLINEAALKDKDLETDKQDDPRFKVTAAELEKQGIKDFQLHYAISTLQRTAGKPALAAVSKN